One Ranitomeya imitator isolate aRanImi1 chromosome 4, aRanImi1.pri, whole genome shotgun sequence genomic window, gctgcattttgcgacacatgcgtccttttttgccgaaatttggacgcaagaaaaatgcaacttgttgcgtttcctgcgcccgacgcttgcggcaaaaaaaacgcatgcgtcgcacagcgcagcacaacgcatgtccatgcgtcccccatgttaaatataggggtgcatgacgcatgcgttgccgctgcgtcgcccgacgcaaacacgcaaaatgctaatgtgaacgtagcctaagcccttCAAGACGCGGccatttttcgtttttgcgtttttgtttttcgctcccctccttcccagagtcataacttttatttttccccatcaatatggccatgtgagggcttgtttatcgTGAGACGATGTATAACGTCACcaatggttttaccatgtcttgtacaagaaaatgggagaaaaaaaatccaagtgcggtgaaattgcaaaacaaaaagtgcaatcccacactgtttttttgtttggcttttttgctaggttcactaaatgctaaaactgacctgacattatggttctccaggtcattacgagttcatagaccccaaacatgtccaagttattttttatctaagtggtggaaaaaaaaaaattgcacaatattccaatacccgtagcgtctccattttttgtgatctttggttgggtgagggcttattttttgcatgccgagctggtatttttaatgataccacttttgttgcaaatacgatcttttgatcgcccgttattgcattttaatgcaatgtcgcggcgaccaaaaaaacgtaattctgttttgaatttttttctcgcaacGCCTTTTTGCTAtcaggttaccgtatatactcgagtataagccgagattttcagcccaaatttttgggctgaaagtgcccctctcggcttatactcgactcacggtagcggtggggtcggcgggtgagggggtgagggcgctgaggtatacttacctagtcccagcgatcctcgcgctgtccctgccgtcccacgggcttctgtgctgcagcttcttcccctcttcagcggtcacgtgggaccgctcattagaaaaatgaataggcggctccacctcccataggggcggagccgcctattcatttctctaatcagcggtgccggtgaccgctgataaagaatctgcggcaccgaagaccagctgtgacaggcagagggagcgggacgtcgggaccaggtaagtatgtaatagtcacctgtccacgctccagccgccgggcgccgctccatcttccctgcgtcgctccgctctgactgttcaggtcagagggcgcgatgacgcatatagtgtgcgcggcgccctctgcctgatcagtcagagcagagacgccgggaagatggagacgccgggaccggacgctgggagctgcaagcaagagaggcgagtatggattcttccgacaagcctacaacctgcagctaccaccaatcgaccaaaccgctgcatgaccagctctatcctcacctactgtattctcacccatcccttgtagattgtgagccttcgcgggcagggtcctcactcctcctgtaccagttgtgacttgtattgtttaagattattgtacttgtttttattatgcatacccctcctcacatgtaaagcgccatggaataaatggcgctataacaataaataataataataacagtgcagagcactgtatggggcacagccaagggggaatatgaacagtgcagagcactatatggcacagctatggggaaataatgatctatttttgtttttgaaattcaccggtaaatgctgcatttccaccctaggcttatactcaagtcaataggttttcccagttttttgtggcaaaattaggggggtcggcttatactcgggtcggcttatactcgagtatatacggtaatcctttttctttttatagattgggcgattctgaacgcggcgataccaaatgtgtatgtttgattttttttttttttaattgttttattttgaatggggcgaaagaatattttatatttaaccccttcatgaccgtgggattttttgtttttccctcccctccttcccagagccataactttatttttccgtcaatttggccatgtgagggcttattttttgggggacgagttgaacttttgaacgacaccattggttttaccatgtcgtgtactagaaaacgggaaaaaaattccaagtgcggtgaaattgcaaaaaaagtgcagtcccacacttgttttttgcttggcttttttgctaagttcactaaatgcttaaaatgacctgccattatgattctccaggtcattacgagttcatagacaccaaacatgactaggttattttttacctaagtggtgaaaaaaaattccaaactttgctaaaaaaaaaaaaaaaattgcgctattttccgatacccgtagcgtctccatttttcatgatctggggtcggttgaaagcttattttttgcgtgccgagatgacatttttaatgatagcattttggtgcagatacgttcttttgatcgcccgttattgcatttaaatgcaatgtcacggcgaccaaaaaaacgtaattctggcgtttctaatttttttcccgctacgttgtttagcgatcaggttaatgcttttttttagttgatagatcgggcgattctgagcgcggcgataccaaatatgcgtagattttatatttttttattgatttattttgattggggcgaaaggggggtgatttaaacttttatatttttttcaacttttttttttttacttttgccatgcttcaatagcctccatgggaggctagaagctggcacaacccgatcgcctctgctacatagcagcgatctgctgttcgctgctatgtagcagaattgcaggtgtgctgtgagcgccgaccacagggtggcgctcacagccaccggcgatcagtaaccatagaggtctcaaggacctctatggttacaatggagatgcatcgccgacccccgatcatgtgacgggggtcggcgatgacatcatttccgggcgcccggcaggaagcggtagttaaatgccgctgtctgcgtttgacagcggcatttaactagttaataggtgcgggcagatcgcgattctgcccgtgcctattacgggcacatgtcagctgttcaaaacagctgacatgtcccggctttggtgcgggctcaccgcggagccctgcatcaaagcaggggagccggcatcggacggtatagtacgtccaatgccggtaaggggttaaacatttttttttttttttttaaacttttgccatgctataATAggtttcatgggagactagaagttggtATAGCCTGATTGGTTCTGATACATAGAGGCGAAGCTCAGATCGTCTCTATATAGAATTACTGCACTGCtaagagcaccgaccacagggtggcgctcataggaatctggcatcaacaaccatagaggactcaaggagacctctggttgttatggcgacgcattgctgacccccgatcatgtgacggggttggcaatgcacgcatttccggcatggccggaagcgctagttaaatgccgctgtcagtgtttgacagcggcatttaactagttaatagcggcgggtggaacgcgattccacctgccgctattgcgcgcacatgtcagctgtacaaaacagctgacatgtctcgactttgatgagggctcatcgccggagcccacatcaaagtgggagacacgacatgcgccggtactagtacggcgcatgtcgtgaaggtgttaaagggattgtcctgctTGCTTAAAATAAAATGTACTTACGTGCGATTGAAGAGATTGATCAATTCTTCCTCCGTCCACAGAAGTTATGTGATCACTGTATATAAGGAGGGAGCAGGACCCGCTGGGTCATAGGAGACAGACAGCTCTGCTGCATTTCCCTTCTAACTGGGTCCAATGTATTAGTCTCAGTTACAGGGGAAATTAAATGAAAAAATTTAAAtgctccccccaccccaaaaaaaaaaaagtcttttatgACCTTATGGGGAGCAcaatatgtaaaataaaaaaaataatattttaatatcTGCCATACAGTGCCAGGGATATAACCCTTTCTATAGCAAGGGGACGTGGCTCACTGGATTCCCTGGGGGCGTCTTTTGGCTTTTCTGCCTTATTACCCTGTAAGCTCTGCCCTCTTGATAAAGACCAAAACATTTGCAAAACATAGAAGACCGATATCTCAATCCATAGTTACCGCTTCACCGCACGCTGTTCTAAGGCATTTTATAGGCCAGGCAATGCTCCCTGTGAAAAGGTAAGGAAATTAGCTTTCCCCCCCCATGGAAAAGGGTCTCATGTTGCAGGAAGTAGATGACACTAGAGACTGAAGTCTTTTTCCTGATGGAGAGCTACGGTAATTTACGTATCTTTTTACCCCAGGAAGCATTGCCTGACCCATGACTCCCAATGCCAGCAAGTGGCCTCCACAACTGCAAACATTACTCACCCCTACTCAACGTATATCTAAATTGAAGGCATTTCCACCAGCTAACCAGGACATTGGTTTACACTGCAAAACCCATAAAAGAGCCATCTCTTACTTTCGGAGGAAACCATTTAGGTCAATCTTTAATCAGGAGTGTACACTTGGTAATGAGTGTGATTTAGGCCTCATTCACTTTTGGTTTCAGTTTGCTCGGGGAGAACAAGAGGTGGCAATCACTGGACTCATCCGGATAACAGGGGAGCAGAGGCGGAATAACGCAGAGCTTTTTCCACAATCGGTTTTCGGACCGCGGCAACAATTTAGGGTCAGGAGACCCAGACAGTCAGGGCATTCTAGACCATATACAGACCCTGAAATCTGGCAAGGATGATTTTTTATCATTTTACTAATAGATTTAATAATAACAGCCCCACGCAGCAATACCTGACAACCCATGGGCATTGTTCACCGATAAAAATCCACGTTTTCCCCCCTTATCCACAAAACGACACCAAAATTATTAACCAAAGTTTTTATTACAAaacattataaaaaataaaaaaaaaaaaaaaaaacacaaaccgaGTATAAAACCACAAATATATGCTACAGGTATCATAATTATAAATACACAAAGCATCACATCGAAATAGAAATTTTTCCAGTTTGCCCTATTCACAATTAGCTGCCCACAAACTATATAGTTTGCTTGAGGTATCCGAGGGATAAAAGGGTTAAAGTAGGGTCAGTCTGTCTGAAGGAGTGCGCAGTCGGCCATAAACATTAGGGTGCATTGAGACAACCGAGATCGGACCAAAATCCACACAGTGGCCGGCGGGTCTCCCGACAGGAAAGTGACAACTTCATATACTTTTATGTAGTTATCGCCCTCGTGTCAGGAGACCCGCCggctagggatgagcagacccttgGAAGTTCTGTTATCAAAACCAATGATGATTTGGGTGGGGGAGGGGAGTTATTCTGCAACACTTTTCCTGGAACTCCGAACATTACTAATGGACTTCCAGGATACCAACCGTTCGGTACGAACCCCGAACCTTTAAATTTAGGTTTGCTCGTCTTTACCACCGACCACACCGTGCATTGTGGTCCGATTTATACGGTTTGCCTCAATGCACCTTAAAAGTTCCCCCCGACGACATGTTAGAGGAGATCACGATCGGGCATGTTGAAAAGCAACATGCGCAATCTTTTAGTTCTCAGGGAAGAAAAGCTGATGCCAGAGTAGTCTCTCCCCAAGGAGATAAAACCATTCATGCTCTGATAATATTGACTTCTGCACACCAGAGTCACTTTACATAGCAGAGGCagccatgtttgtttttttttttttttttttttttttaaactagacgGGCCTGTACAAAATTGGCTGCAGTCACAGCCTACAAGTGACTAAAATATACAAGTCTGTCAGTAAAGGATAACATTTTTACCATGTAGCTTACTGACCTGAAGCAGGTCAACATAATATCGTTCCCGCTGAACATCAGGGGGGAGTAAAtggaaaacaaaaacatatatacatatCAGATCTTCATACATACACATGTCGTTTATGGATTTATTCAGATAGCCATAATAAAGGCTAGAAAACCCCAAATCCAGCCCCACGGCTCAAATGGACTAAACCTAGATCATCATAAAACCCTATGGTGATCGAAGGTCAGTTCACGTGAAGTGTGCGAGGTATTACGGCCATCGGAATGTGTTCTAAGAGAAACTGGTCAGGtatctggttgctatgggcaacaattcAAAACAGCTGTGCAGTAAAGCAGTTGGTCTCATGCtgtgaagaaaaacaaaaaaacaaaaaccaccACACCACAATACTATAAGGTTTCACATGTGGTAGATTTGTTgccaaaaaaaataaagtttatatgTCTATATGTCCCCCACTAAAGAAACAAAATGTAGTCACATGTAATAAACAGATTTTCGTCTATGCACCGAATCCGCTGCCCGTGAAAATGGCCTTCTAGGCCAAAATATTGCATATAGTAATGATTGCTAGAGGTATACCACAGTCCTTGCCTTCTCATCATAACCGGTCGATAGGGAAAATATATAAAATACTGAAATAAAAAATTTAATCTGTTTATACAAAATTTCTCTTCATTTTAAATCtcattttttgagtttttttttttttttttaaacatgggaagggaagttaaaaaaacaaaaccacaatTCAGACTTTGGTTGAACAAACAGGTCATCCATAGAGTGTagaaggaattaaaaaaaaaaaagttaggaatGCATAGCCAGTTTAAGGCAACAAGGAAAAGGCACGTCCAATGTCGTCCTGAGTAGTCGTGTCTATAAGAACGTCACGGGTCCTCACCAAAAGTCACTCTGAAAACTCCACGAAGATCCCAGTACAAGCTATAAGAGTTGATGGTTTCTATACACCTCATCCAGTTCGGGGTGGGGAATTTGCATCACAGTCCATttaaaaatcaataaaataaaagTGGTAACTGGCAAACCATTATATAAAAATAACATAACAGGGGAATGGCCTCAAACACATTATAAACgtcttaaatatatatttttttatatctacATAcacaaaaaactgcataaaaatacAACAAAATAAAGTGGTGCATTAACAGTATAGACCCTGCCCCTGAATAGGTAGTGTTACACATCGCGGTAACCTGCTCATCTGTTCTCGCTTTCCTCTGTTTTCTTATTACTGCAGCAAGGTTTGTACTGTTGGGCGTCGATGAGTATTTCACCATAGCGGCCTTTGTAGATTATCCCACAGCAAACTTTTTGCCTGAAATGGAAAGGGGGGGGTAATACttaagtaaaaacaaaaataaataaaaatatatacataatatgCAAAGGCTGATGATTATTACCGTCAGGCAAGCGGTagtgttaggctgtgtgcccacgttgcttttttttatgtgtttctgcCGCAGCAGAGacactaaaaaacaaacaaacgcattcccatgcaatcctatggcattccgcagttgctgtacccatgctgcggattttcctgctgcggaatcgtatagcggtaaaatccgcagcatgttctttatttctgtggaatcgcagcaattccgccgccataggattgcactgaaacgctcactttacgcatgtggctataccCACCATGCGTTAAGTGagtgcttcatgtgcggatggtacccagcctggaggagaggagactctcctccaggctctgggaaccatatactaataataataataaaataaaatagggatatacttaccttctgatggcccccaaaGCCCTCCCGGCTCACAGCGGCGGCTTCCGTTCTCAGGGATGCATTGCACGAAACACCTGAGATGACATCGGTCACGTGGCcgggacgtcacaaaggtccttcgcacaaagcatcATTGGGAACGGATCATACCAGGAGCGCCactgagatcgggggccgtcggaaggtgagaataatcatattttttttaaattatttttaacatgcataggcagcatcaatactaaaaagttaGTGACACTtgccaagcactatgcttgaccaacctgtcaatctcttttccaagcgatgcttcaaaatcACTTGGAAAATGCAttcgaattccgcatgcgttttacctgcggcagggagttgcggaaatgctgcggacatttccgcagcatttctgcaacgtgggcacatagcctaagaatgcAGGCCCGTTACCTTTTCCAGTATGTTGGATCCAGGAAGGAGAACGTGGAGTTCCTGCTGGAAGCGGTGTGGAATTCAGTGTCAGTTTCTGTATCGGAGTGGTTGctacaagaggaggaggagtgtgTGGGTGATGTACTGGAAGCAGTGCTGTGCGCCACAGAAtctgtgggggggaggggggggaatcaAACAAAAAACACTATTGGTCAGACTGCAAAAAATGTAGTAAATACAAACTGAAGAATTATGGCAatacccccctcaaaaaaaaaaaaaaaaaaaaaaaattagaataaaatatCTTACAAAGGCTTTTTTTCATCTTTAAGACCTTTCTATTCTTCATCCTCTGCGCAGCCAGCATTCGGAGCCGTTTAGGCCGGATTCGCAGAGCTTTTAGGTT contains:
- the SINHCAF gene encoding SIN3-HDAC complex-associated factor, with amino-acid sequence MIGFYKPKTYRSSRGCCICKVKSSSSRFTDSKRYEGEFQNCFGLREMRTGDICNACVLLVKRWKKLPSGSKKNWNHVVDARGGTNLKALRIRPKRLRMLAAQRMKNRKVLKMKKSLYSVAHSTASSTSPTHSSSSCSNHSDTETDTEFHTASSRNSTFSFLDPTYWKRQKVCCGIIYKGRYGEILIDAQQYKPCCSNKKTEESENR